The Faecalibacterium sp. I3-3-89 sequence GCGGGCAACGGCGGCATGGGCGCAGCTGCCTACGCAGCCGCCAACGGTCTGAACTTCCGCGTCATCGAGCAGAACGGCAATGTGCAGGATACCCGCCACTGGGTCGGCGCGGTGGACGGCTTCGGCGCACAGGCACAGGGCATCAAGATGGACCGCGCAAAGCTCCTGAGCGAGGTGTCCCGCTACGCTTCCGGCAAGTGCGACCAGCGCGTCGTCAAGACCTGGATCAACGAGTCCGGCGAGATGATCGAGTTCATCCGCTCCATCATGGAGGACAAGTACGGCGTCAAGATGATCTACACCTACGGCGATGAGGCAAGATGGCCCGCCGAGAACGCCGAGCACAACACCGACTATATGTACCCGGAGATCGAGTACACCTACGACCGCAGCTCCGGCGCAGCCCGCAACGAGCTGCTGCTGGACTACATCCGCGAGCTGGGCTATGATGTGGACTTCAAGACTTCTCTGGCAAAGCTGGAGAAGGACGAGACCGGCCGCATCACCGGCGTCATCGCCCAGAGCACCGAGGACGACCACTTCATCCGCTACAACGCCAACAAGGGCGTCCTGCTGGCCTGCGGCGGCTTCCCCGGCAACCCCTACATGATGGAGCAGCTGGACCCGCTGGGCACCTCCGTCACCACCGCCTGCTCCTACTCTCCGGCCGATAAGGGCTACGGCATCCGTGCTGCGGTCTGGGCCGGCGCAAACTTCGACAAGGAAGCAGCTCCCATGCTGTTCGACCGCGGCATCGTGGCTCCCGGCGTGGACGGCGGCTATGTGGCAAGCGATTCTGCCTTCGGCGGCAAGGCCTTCCCCGGCCCCATCCGCCAGTACAACCCCGGCACCCAGCCCTTCCTGAAGGTCAACCGCAACGGTGAGCGCTTCGCCAACGAGAGCAGCCCCTACAACGACATCGTCTATGCTGCTGCCCACCAGCCGGGCCGCGTCTACGCACAGATCTGCGACGCCAATATTCTGGAGGACGCAAAGCGCTTCCACACCATCGGCTGCTCTGCCCAGACCCGTGCCGGCGGCGAGAAGTATTTCCAGGGCAAGGTCGATGAGGCGGTCGCAGCCGGCACTCTGTTCGTCTGCGACACCATCGAGGAGCTGGCCGACAAGCTGGGCTTCACCGGTGAGGCAAAAGACACCTTCCTCGCTACCGTTGACCGCTACAATGAGCTGTACGACAAGCAGGAGGATGAGGACTTCGGCAAGCCCGCTTACCGCCTGAGCGCCATCCGCACCGCCCCCTACTACGGCTGCTGGCTGGGTGCCTCCCTGCTGTGCACCGAGCAGGGCATCGCCATCAACGATAAGGGTCAGGCTCTCGACAACGACAACAAGCCCATGCCCGGCCTGTACGTCACCGGCGATATGTCCGGTTCCTTCTTCGCCAACAACTACCCCTGCCTGATGGCAGGCGTGGCAATGGGCCGCACCCTGACCTTTGCCATCAAGGCCATCAAACAGATGGGCGGTCTGGAATAAGTCGTCCCTCCGTGCTGCCTGAGCACAGGATAAAATGAAAAGACACCGCAGAAGCGCAAACTTCTGCGGTGTCTTTCGTTATTCGAAACCCTCTATACACAAAAAAACACCAGATGGGTCGATGTCTCAAAAAACAGCCTCAGCACACGGCCCGGTGGACGGGCAGAGGCTCCGTGATGTCGGGGTGGATGCCCTCACGATAATCGAGGTCGCCCTGATCGAGGCCGCGCAGCAGAACCTCGGCCGTGGCGATGTTGGTGGAGATGGGCACGCTGTGCATATCGCACAGCCGCAGCAGATTCTGCTCGTTGCTGCTGCCGGTCTCCTGCTTGAGGGGGTCGCGGAAGAAGAGCACAAGGTCTACTTCGTCACAGGCCACCCGGGCCGCGATCTGCTGGATGCCGCCCAGCTTCCCGGAGAGGTAGCAGTGCACGGGCAGACCGGTGGCCTGCGCCAGCATCCGACCGGTGGTACCGGTGGCAATGACCGTGTTGCGGGATAAGATTCCACTGTAGGCGGTACAGAACTGAAGTGCAAGTTCTTTGCGGGAGTCATGTGCGAGTATAGCAATCGTCATAACGCTCTCTCCTTCATTCCAAGTATAGTGTTGTGGGTGGGCGGATATGCTCGGAAAAGTGTCCCCGGATAGAAAACGACTTAAAAAACTGAAGCCTCGTGGAGAACAACTCTCAACAAACAGACCAAACAAGTAAGATGGTGTTGAATTATACCTTCATCTTAAATTTAACCCGCTCAAAGCTCGGATGTCAAGAGGTTTGTTGTGATTTTTGCGAGACAAAATGGGGAAAGTATGACTATAGCTTTGTGGAGAATGGCGAAAATTTGGATACAAGAATTTATTTTCCGATGAATTTGTAAAAATTTTTTCAGCCGAAAGTGTATCCTGCAGAAAAACAGTCCATTCGAATGAAACAAAAGTACAGGCCGAGGCGTCTGGCCCCGGCCTGTCGTGAAAAATGAAGAAAATTTTTATCGCAGCGGCGGTCTTGTCAAAAGATCACCGGACCTGACCGTCGCCGCGGATGATGTACTTGTAGCTGCACAGCTCGCCGAGGCCCATGGGGCCGCGGGCGTGGAGCTTCTGGGTGGAGATGCCCATCTCGCAGCCGAGGCCGAACTCGCCGCCGTCGGTGAAGCGGGTGGAGCAGTTGACGTAGACGGCAGCGCTGTCCACGGCAGCCGTAAAGAGGGCCGCGTGGGCGTCGGTCCGGGTCAGGATGGCTTCGCTGTGGCCGGTGGAGTGGGCCGCGATGTGGGCGACGGCCTCCTCCACGCTGTCCACGACCTTCACCGCGAGGATGTAGTCGAGGAACTCGGTGTCGAAGTCCTTCGGCCCGGCGGGTGTGCCCGGGATGAGGGCGGCGGCGCGCGGGTCCAGTCGCAGCTCCACCGGGTGCAGGCCCTTGGCGGTGCGGTCCGGGCCGAGGCGCTGGGCCAGCTTCGGCAGGAACCCGGCCGCGATGGCGCTGTGGACGAGGCAGACCTCCTCGGCATTGCAGACGCTGGGGCGGCTGGCCTTTGCGTTCTCGATGATGTCCAGCGCCTTGTTCTGGTCGGCGGTGTCGTCCACGAAGATGTGGCAGATGCCGGTGCCGGTCTGGATGCAGGGGACCTTTGCGTTCTCGACGCAGGCCCGGATGAGTCCGGCCCCGCCCCGGGGGATGAGCAGGTCCACATACCCCACAGCGGTCATGAGGGTGTTGGCCGAGGCGTGGGTGGTGTCCTCGATGAGGCAGACCGCCGTTTCGGGCAGGCCGTTGGCCCGCAGGCCCTGCCGCAGGGCGGCCACGATGGCGTTGGCCGAGCGCCACGCCTCCTTGCCGCAGCGGAGGATGCAGGCGTTGCCGCTCTTGATGGCGAGTGCGGCGGCGTCGCTGGTGACGTTGGGACGGCTCTCGTAGATGATGGCGATGACGCCCATCGGCACGGCGGTCTTTTCGATGAGGAGGCCGTTGGGCCGCTGGATGCGGCTCAGCACCCGGCCCACCGGGTCGGGCAGGGCGGCGACGTCCCGGATACCCTTGGCCATCGCCGCGACGCGCTGGGGCGTCAGAGCGAGGCGATCCAGCATGACGTCGCTGATCTTCCCCTTGGCAGCAGCCATATCCTCAGCGTTGGCGGCGAGGATGGCGTCCAGATGCTCCGGTGTGCCGAGGGCGTCGGCCATCCCGCAGAGGGCGGCGTTCCGGGTGGTGCCGTCCGAGAGGGCGACGGCGGTCTTGGCCGCGCGGGCGGCCTCAAGGATCTCCTGTGTGGTCATGGTCATGCCTCCTGTCTGTGGGCCGCAAAGCGGGTGCCGACGGCACGGCCCTCGGCGATGTCATAGAGCAGCTCGGGATGGGCGCCGTTGGCGATGACCATGTCGGCCCCGCTGGACGTCACCATCCGGGCGGCGCGGAGCTTGGTGGACATACCGCCGGTGCCCAGCGCCGACCCGGCCCCATCGGCCAGAGCCATCACCTCAGGGGTGATCTCTTTTACCAGCGGGATGAGCCTTGCATCCGGGTGGGTGTGGGGGTTGGCGGTGTAGAGGCCGTCGATGTCGCTCAGCAGCACCAGAAGGTCGGCTTTGATGCAGCAGGTGACGATGGCGGCGAGGGTGTCGTTGTCGCCGATGGAGGTGATCTCATCGGTGGCCACGGTGTCGTTCTCATTGATGATGGGCAGTGCGCCCAGCTCCAGCAGCCGGGTGAGGGTGTTCTGGATGTTCTCCCGGCGGCTGGCGTGCTCGACGTCCACGCCGGTGAGCAGGATCTGGGCCACCGTATGGTCATAGGCGCTGAAGAGCCGGTCGTAAACATACATCAGCTCGCACTGGCCCACGGCGGCGCAGGCCTGCTTGGAGGACATATCGGTGGGGCGGGCGGGCAGCGACAGCTTGCCCACGCCCATGCCGATGGCACCCGACGACACGAGGATGACCTCATGCCCGGCGTTCTTCAGGTCGCTGAGGACCTTTACCAGTTCCTCGGTGTGGCGGATGTTCAGCCGCCCGGTGGCGTGGGCCAGCGTAGAGGTGCCCACTTTGACGACGATGCGCATAGATTCAGCCCTTTCCCATCTCTTTTGTCTTATTGTAGGCGGCGAGGACGGCGTCCATCACAGCGCCCCGCATCCCCTTTTCTTCCAGCACCCGGACGCCTTGGATGGTGCTGCCGCCGGGGCTGCACACGGCGTCCTTGAGTGCGCCGGGGTGCTGGCCGCTCTCGAGCACCAGCTTTGCGCTGCCCAGCACCATCTGGGCGGCATACTCCTGCGCTTTGGCCCGGGGCAGGCCGCAGGCCACGCCGCCGTCGGCCAGCGCCTCGATGAACTGGTACACCCAAGCCGGGCCGCAGCCGGACACGCAGCTGGCCGCGTCGATGAGGGCCTCCGGCACGGCGTCCAGCCGCCCGGCGGGGGCCATCAGGCGGAGGAAGTCGGCCTCCTCCTCGGCGGTGACGCCGGAGGTGCAGTACTGGATCATGCCTGCCCCCACAGAGGCCGGGGTGTTGGGCATGATGCGGATGACCGGGTAGTCCCCGCCGGCCATCTCCTGAATGCGGCCAATGGACAGGCCTGCCGCCATGCTGTACAGCACGAAGCGGCCCGGCCGCTCGGCCAGCGTGAAGCGGAGAGGGGCAAGAAGCTCCTCCATCATCTGAGGCTTGACGGCCAAGAAGATAAGATCGCAGCGGCCTGCGACTTCGTCGTTGCTGGTGGTATTGCAGCCCAGCTCTGCGGCCAGCGCCTCCGCCTTGGCGGGGGTGCGGTTGGCCAGCCAGACGCTCTGGGGGTCGGTTGCCTTGCAGACGGCCCGGGCGATGGCCCCGCCCATGTTGCCGCAGCCTAAAAATCCGATGGTCTTTCTCATACTTACCCTTCCTTTCTGCTTTCCATTTAAGCACAGCCGGGCAGAAAATCAAGTATTTTGTCTCTGCTGCGGGGGAAAAGAGGCAGCCTTTGCCGGAAATAAAGAGGAAACACCCGGCGGTGGGACACAAAAAGTTCATGAAAATGTTGGAAAAGATGCTTGCACTGTCCCGACGGTCTGCGGTATCATAAAGATATGACCGATGAAAGTTGGAAAACTCTGCGCGCGGCAGAGGGACAGGCAGAGAGCCTTGGGGCAAGAGGCTCTGGCCGGAAAGGATGGGCATTCTTGTGGCACAGACGACAAAACGGGCACTGGAAGCATCGCTGAAAAAGCTGCTCCTCCGCAAGCCCCTGAATAAGATCACGATCAGCGACATCACCGAGGACTGCGGCGTCAACCGCATGACATTTTATTATCATTTCAAGGACATCTATGACCTTGTGGACTGGATCCTGATGGAGGATGCCGCCGAGGCGCTGGAGGGACTTCAGGATTTCGAGACGTGGAGCGGGGCGCTCCGGGAGATGCTGGAAAAGGTGCAGGCTAATCGGGTGCTGGTGCTGAACGTCTACCGCTCGGTCAGCCGCGAACAAGTGGAGCAGTACCTTTGTAAGATGCTGGACCCGCTGCTGCGGATATTCGTGGAGCGGCTGAACATCCCGGTAAAAGAGGAAGACAAGCAGTTCATCATCGACTTTTACAAGTACGGCTTCGTGGGGCTGGCGCTGGAATGGATCCGCCGCGACATGAAGGCCGACCCGGCCATCATGGCCGAGCGCCTGAACACCATCATGCAGGGCGACCTGAAGCGGGCCTTGCAGCGCTTCCGCACGGATGGAAAAGCATCAATCGAGACAGACTGATAAAAAATTGAGCAACAAAAGCAGGGTGATGGAAAAACTATCACCCTGCTTTTGTTGTTTATAGAACCTTTGCGGAGAAAATGTTAAAGTATTGTCAAAGAAAACCGGCAAAGAACCGGCTAAGGAGGCTGACATTATGAGTACCGCATTGGATTCTCTGAGCCACAAGGTGCAGCGTGCTGCTGTCGGGACGATGGTGGATGTCGCACTGGCCCATGTCAACAAGGACCGTCAGAAGGCGATCGCCGAGATGGTGGACGTGGCAAAGCAGTTTTACGGCGATTCGTTCAGCGAGGAGACCTACGAGCACGCCCGCGCCGTGCTGGCTGACCCGGACAGCAAGTGGTCGAAGCTCATCAACTGTGTGCTCAGCCAGACAGACCCCAATGTGGCCCGCACCACGGCCCTCAACCTCGGCTATGAGGCATTCTTCCGGGGCACCAAGACCATCCGGGAGAACCGGGTCAAGTACCGCTGCAACATCCCGTGGCTCATCCTCTTCGACCCCACTTCGGCCTGCAATATGCACTGTGTGGGCTGCTGGGCGGGCGAGTACGGCCACAAGAACAACCTCAGCTTTGAGGATATGGACAAGATCGTCACCGAAGGCAAGGCGCTGGGCGTCTACCTCTATATGCTCACCGGCGGCGAGCCGCTGGTGCGGAAGGCGGACATCCTTCGTCTGGCGGAGAAGCACAACGATGTGCAGTTCGCCATCTACACCAACTCCACCCTCATCGACGAGCCGTTCTGTGAGCAGGTGGTAAAGCTGGGCAACATCGCCTTCATGCTCTCCATCGAGGGCACGCCTTCCACCAACGATGCCCGGCGGGGCGAGGGGCACTATGCCGCTGTCATGCACGCGATGGACCTGCTGAAGGCCCACGGCATCCTCTTCGGGACGTCCATCTGCTATACGAGGGACAACCTTGAGGCCGTCACCAGCGACCACTTCATGCGGATGCTCTGCGATAAGGGCGCGCATTTCGGCTTCTACTTCCATTACATGCCGGTAGGCAACGAGGCTGCGCCCGAACTGATGCCCACCCCGGCCCAGCGCAAGTATATGCTGGAGCGCATCCGGTATCTCCGCTCGGAGAAGAGCGACATCCCGTTCTACCCGATGGACTTCCAGAACGACGGCGAGTTCGTGGGCGGCTGCATCGCAGGTGGACGCAACTACTTCCACATCAACTCGGCGGGCGACGCCGAACCCTGCGTCTTTATCCACTACTCGAACGCCAACATCCACGACAGCAGCATCCTCGACATCCTCCGCAGCCCCCTCTTCATGTCCTATCACAATGGGCAGCCTTTCAATAAAAACCACCTGCGGCCCTGTCCGATGCTGGAAAATCCCGAGCTGCTGCGGAAGATGGTCCACGACACCGGTGCCCACAGCACGGATCTGCAGTCCCCCGAGACCGTAGACCACCTCTGCGACAAGTGTGCGGCCTATGCGGCAGACTGGCAGCCTGTGGCCGACGAGATCTGGTCTCACGTCACGCTCCGGGAGAGCCGGTACGAGAACTACAAGGACTGGAGACCCACCACCGCGAAATGACTTTATCGGTCTTTCCACTGGAATAAAAATGCGCAGAAAAGCCCCCATCTTCACCGGCTGAGGCAGCCGGGAGGATGGGGGCTTGTTCTTGTTATTCTTCGCCGGAGTCGATGACGATCTCGGTCCCGCTCTCTGCTTCGGCAGGGGCGGGAGCCGGGTCATCCGGGTCGCCGAACTCTTCATGGTAGGTTTCTACCTGCCCGAGCTGGCCGTTGCGGCGGAGGCCATGGAACACCAGCTTCTTGATGATGTCGTAGATGACGGCAAACAGCGGCACACCTACGATCATGCCCACGAAGCCCCACAGCCCGCCAAACAGCAGGATGGAGAAGAGCACCCAGAAGCTGGAAAGTCCGGTGGTGTTGCCCAAGATCTTCGGGCCGATGACGTTGCCGTCCAGCTGCTGGAGCACCAGAACGAAGAGCACGAACCAGAGGGCCTTGATGGGACTCTGGATGAGGATGAGCAGGGTGGCGGGGACCGCACCGATGAAGGGGCCGAAGAAGGGGATGACGTTGGTGACGCCGATGATGACGGATACCAGCAGAGCGCTGGGGAACTTGAAGACGATGCAGGCAAAGTAGCAGAGCACGCCAATGATGGCAGAGTCCAGAATCTTGCCGTTGATGAAGCCGCCGAACATCCGGTCTGCGTAAAGGACTTCTTCCTGAATGAGCTGCGCCCAGCGGGGCTTGAAGATGCTGTAAAGGATCATCTTGGCCTGCTTGACAAGTTTTTTGCGGCTGGCCAGCAGGTAGACCGCGACGATAAGGCCGATGAGCAGGTTCTTGAACCACATCACCACGTTTATGACGCCCACGCCCACGCTGCTCAGGATGCCCTGCAGGTTTTGGAGGGAGGGCAGCAGGGTGGTGCGCAGAGAGGCCAGATTGCTCGTGATGGCATCGTAAGCGTCGTTAAAGTAGCCCATCAGGGTCGCATTGTCCAGAAAGACGTCCTGCGTGTTGACCCACCGCATGAAGCGGGCGATGCTGGTCTGGGCCGTGTAGTAGAGGGAGGTGACGCTGGAGATGACCTGCGGCACCACCATCATCACCAGCGCGTAGACCACCAGAATGCCGAAGAGCAGGGTGGCAGCGATGGCCAGCATATTGGCCAGACCGTGCATCTTCTGGGGGAAGATGCGGTGCAGAAAGTTCTCGATGGTGTTGCACACCGGCTTGAGCAGGTAGGCGATGACCGCACCATAGATGAAGGGCATCAGGATGCCGGTCATGGTGGAGACGGCGTCGCCGAAGCCGTCGAAGCGGTAGATGAAGAAGAAAAAGAGGATGCTCAGGCTTATCGCACCAAAGCCCGCCAACATTCCGTAGATGTAGGGCTTGATGTGCGGTTTTTTGTCCATCATGTGAGACTCCATTCCTGCCGCAGACGGCAGGAGCCGATACGGCGATGTTTAGATTTTGTTGCTGCGGCGCCAGATGTGCATCTTCTCGGCCTCTTTGATGAGCTGCTCACGGAAGTCGGGGTGTGCCACGTTGATGAGGGCCTCAGCCTTCTCCCAAGTGGTCAGGCCCTTGAGGTTGACGCAGCCGTACTCGGTGCAGAGATAATGCAGGTTGGCGCGGGTGTCGGTGATGATGCTGCCATTTTCCAGCGTGGGACGGATGCGGCTCTCCAGCTGGCCGGTCTTTTTATTAAAGAAGGTGGAGGACAGGCAGATGAAGCTCTTGCCGCCCTTGGAGAGGTAGGCACCCAGCACGAAGTCCAGCTGGCCGCCTGCACCGGAGATGTGCTTGATACCGGCGCTCTCCGCGTTCACCTGACCAAACAGGTCGATGTCCACCGCATTGTTGATGGAGATGAAGTTGTCCAGTGCGGAGATGCTGCGGATGTCGTTGGTGTAATCGACGGGGGCGGACATACACTCGGGATTGTTGTTGAGGTAGTCGTACATCTTCTGGGTGCCGGCACCGAAGGCGTAGACCTGACGGCCCTTGTCCAGCTGCTTGTGTGCGCCGGTGATCTTGCCGGCCTTAGCGATGTCCACAAAGGCATCGACGTACATCTCCGTGTGGACGCCGAGGTCCTTCAGGTCGCTCTGGGCGATGAGGCTGCCGATGGCGTTGGGCATACCGCCGATGCCCAGCTGCAGGCAGGCACCATTGGGGATCTGGGGCACGACGAGATTTGCGACCTTCAGATCGACCTCAGAAGCGGGGCCGGCAGCGGCCATCTGGCCAATGGGCGGGTTGCTGCCCTCCACGATGCCGGTGACCCGGGAGACGTGGACGCAGTTCTCCATGCCGCCGAGGCAGCGGGGCATATTGGTGTTGACTTCGACGACGATCTTCTTGGCCTTCTCGCAGACAGCGCCCAGATGAGAAGCGCTGGGGCCGAAGTTGAAGTAGCCGTGCTCGTCCATCGGCGTCACCTGAAAGACGGCGACATCCAGCGGGTCGGGGCTTTCGCGGTAATAGCGGGGAAGCTCAGAATACCGGATGGGGGAGTAGAACGAAAAGCCCTGTGCGATGGCCTTGCGCTCGATGCCGCCCATATGCCAGCTGTTCCAGGTCATGTGGGCAGCAGGATCGTCGATCTGGAAGATCTCGGGCACCCACATCAGGATGCCGCCGCGGAAGTTGACATTCTCCAGCTCCGGCAGGCGCTTTGCAAGGGCGGCGTCCACGGCCACAGGGGTGTTGACACACCAGCCGTAGTCCACCCAGTCGCCGCTCTTGACCAGCGCGGCAGCCTGCTCGGCGGTCATCTTTTTCTGCGCGTACATTTCCTTAAAATCCATTATAAACCATCCTCTCCTATAATAACATAAAAGAATTGTAAATTTACCATTTACATTCCTGCGGAACAAAGATCTTTGCCGGAAATTTACCGTTCGTTTCCAGTTTTGACACCGGCTTATCACATCCCGGCGGTATCCTTGGAAACAGCAGGACGGATGCCTCCGGCAGAGGCAGACTTGCTCAACTTAGTTATAACATTAACAAAGAGCAGAATCAAGCCCCCTTTCGCAAAAAATAGCCCTACGGACAAGGTGACTAAAAATCTTAGCAATTTGTGGGGATAATTTGGTACGACAAAAACAAATTTTTTTGAAAAAAGACTTGATAAAATTTTGACAATATGGTTTACTTAATGTGTACCAAGACAAAGCGCCCCAGTGTGACGTTAATTGACTAAAAATTAACGATGTTGCGAGGGGCGTATGCCTCGATACTTGAAGCGGGAACTGAAAAGTGCTATCATGGCAACACCAAATTGCGCTTTTCCAAAGCGCGGCGATAAAGGAGACCATACCGATGGCAACAGCAGTTTACCCCGGGTCCTTCGACCCGGTCACGAGAGGACATCTCGACATCATCAAGCGGGCAGCAAAGATCAACGACCACCTCATTGTGGCAGTGCTCATCAACAGCGCGAAGAACCCTCTGTTCACCGTAGAGGAGCGGGTGGCGCTGCTGCAGGAGTGCTGCAAGGACATCCCGAATGTGACGGTGGAGAGCTTTGACGGCCTGACCGTGGAGTTCGCCAAGAAGCGCCACGCCTCGGTGATGGTGCGGGGCCTGCGGGCCGTGACGGATTTCGAAAACGAGATCCAGCTGGCGCAGACCAACCACGCACTGATGCCCGGCATCGAGACCATGTTCCTCGCCACCAGCATCAAGTGGAGCTACCTTTCCTCCACCATCGTCAAGGAGGCTGCCCGCTACGGCAGCAACATCTCCAAGTTCGTGACGCCCAACGTAGAAGCGGCCATCCACGCGAAAGTGGAGCAACTTCAGGCAGAAGGAAAGACCATCTGATCCCTTTTATCATGCAGAAAGGCTCTCGGGCCTTTTGATAGATCGTTTTACGAAAACCCCGTAAATATACACATTTCAGGAGGCTATTAACATGAAAAAAATTGTTATCGCATCTGCCTGCCGTACCGCTATTGGTAAGTTTGGCGGCACTCTGGCAAACGTCCCTGCTGCTGAGCTTGGCTCCATCGTCATCAAGGAAGCTCTGAACCGTGCAAACGTGAAGCCTGAGCAGGTCGATCATGTTTACATGGGCTGCGTCATTCAGGCTGGTCTGGGCCAGAACGTCGCCCGTCAGGCTTCCCTGAAGGCTGGCCTGCCCATCGAGACCCCCGCCGTCACCGTCAACGTGGTCTGCGGCTCTGGTCTGAACTGCGTCAACATGGCTGCTCAGATGATCGAGGCTGGCGATGCTGACATCGTGGTCGCAGGCGGCATGGAGAACATGGATATGGCTCCCTTCGCCCTGCAGAAGGCCCGCTACGGCTACCGCATGGGTTCTCCCATGGGCAAGAGCGAGCTGGTCGATACCATGGTCAACGATGCACTGTGGGATGCCTGCGGCTTCAACAAGCACATGGGCATGACCGCTGAGAATGTCTGCAGCAACGAGACCTATCAGAAGAAGTACGGCTACAGCCCCATCACCCGTGAGCAGCTGGATGAGTTCTCCTACAACAGCCAGATCAAGGCTGACAAGGCCATCAAGGACGGCGCATTCAAGGACGAGATCGTTCCTGTCGTCATCAAGGGCAAGAAGGGCGACACCGTGTTCGATACCGATGAAGGCCCCCGTCTGACCCCGGTCGAGAAGCTGGGCACCCTGAAGCCCGCCTTCACCAAGGACGGCATCGTGACCGCTGGCAACTCTTCTGCTATCAACGATGGCGCTGCTGCTCTGGTCGTCATGAGCGAGGAGAAGGCTAAGGAGCTGGGCATCAAGCCTCTGGCTACTTGGGTCGCAGGTGCTCTGGCAGGCGTCGAGCCTGAGGTCATGGGTCTCGGCCCCATCGCTGCCACCAAGAAGGTCATGGCAAAGACCGGCCTGACCGTTGATGATATGGATCTGATCGAGGCCAACGAGGCATTCGCAGCTCAGTCCATCGCAGTCGGCGAGGCTCTGGGCTTCGACAAGGACAAGCTGAACGTCAACGGCGGCGCCATCGCTCTGGGCCACCCGGTCGGCGCTTCCGGCGCTCGTATCCTCGTCACCCTGCTGTATGCTATGAAGCATCGTGGTGCAAAGAAGGGTCTGGCTACCCTGTGCATCGGCGGCGGCATGGGCTGCGCAACCATCGTCGAGATGGACTAAGTTCCCTTTGAAGGGTCACTCCGGATATTGATACCGCCCGGACAAGGGGCAGGACCGGAGACCTGTCCCCCTGTCCGGGGGCTGATTTGAGTAAGATATAACCTGATTGGAGGTTTTCACAATGGCATTTGTAAAAACCGAGGTGCAGGGCGCTGTCGAGATCATCACCATCGACCGCCCGAAGGCACTGAACGCCCTGAACCCCGAGGTTCTGGCTGACCTGAAGGCTGCTTTCGAGGCAGTCGATCAGGAGACCATCCGCTGCATCGTCCTGACCGGCGAAGGCGACAAGAGCTTCGTGGCAGGCGCTGACATCGGCTCCATGAGCACCATGACCAAGGCTGAGGGCGAGGCTTTCGGCAAGCTGGGCAATGATGTGTTCCTGATGATCGAGAGCTTCCCCATCCCCGTCATCGCAGCCGTCAACGGCTTCGCACTGGGCGGCGGCAATGAGCTGGCTATGAGCTGCGACATCCGCATCTGCTCCGACAACGCTGTGTTCGGTCAGCCGGAAGTCGGTCTGGGCATCACCCCGGGCTTCGGCGGCACCCAGCGTCTGGCCCGTCTGGTGGGCATGGGCATGGCAAAGCAGCTGGTCTACTCTGCACTGAACATCAAGGCAGACGAGGCATACCGCATCGGTCTGGTCAACGCAGTGTATCCGCAGGCTGAGCTGATGGAGAATGTCCTGAAGCTGGCAGGCAAGATCGCCAAGAACGCCCCCATCGCGGTGCGCAACTGCAAGAAGGCCATCAATGACGGCATCAGCCTCCCCATCGAGAAGGCTGTCGAAGTCGAAGAG is a genomic window containing:
- a CDS encoding FAD-binding protein, yielding MNKISRKGFLKIAAAAAMSGVTAGALAACNTASSSTAASSGAAGTYIPGTYEGTAEGISSTVKVTMTFSDSAVTDVVVDTSGETASYGAAAADELREQLMAAGSAEIDGVSGSTITSDAVMKAAKSCYAQAKGEAAVTSVQLPTGDETDWLGKEPDIDEAAITETVDTDILIVGAGNGGMGAAAYAAANGLNFRVIEQNGNVQDTRHWVGAVDGFGAQAQGIKMDRAKLLSEVSRYASGKCDQRVVKTWINESGEMIEFIRSIMEDKYGVKMIYTYGDEARWPAENAEHNTDYMYPEIEYTYDRSSGAARNELLLDYIRELGYDVDFKTSLAKLEKDETGRITGVIAQSTEDDHFIRYNANKGVLLACGGFPGNPYMMEQLDPLGTSVTTACSYSPADKGYGIRAAVWAGANFDKEAAPMLFDRGIVAPGVDGGYVASDSAFGGKAFPGPIRQYNPGTQPFLKVNRNGERFANESSPYNDIVYAAAHQPGRVYAQICDANILEDAKRFHTIGCSAQTRAGGEKYFQGKVDEAVAAGTLFVCDTIEELADKLGFTGEAKDTFLATVDRYNELYDKQEDEDFGKPAYRLSAIRTAPYYGCWLGASLLCTEQGIAINDKGQALDNDNKPMPGLYVTGDMSGSFFANNYPCLMAGVAMGRTLTFAIKAIKQMGGLE
- a CDS encoding methylglyoxal synthase yields the protein MTIAILAHDSRKELALQFCTAYSGILSRNTVIATGTTGRMLAQATGLPVHCYLSGKLGGIQQIAARVACDEVDLVLFFRDPLKQETGSSNEQNLLRLCDMHSVPISTNIATAEVLLRGLDQGDLDYREGIHPDITEPLPVHRAVC
- a CDS encoding glutamate-5-semialdehyde dehydrogenase, which gives rise to MTTQEILEAARAAKTAVALSDGTTRNAALCGMADALGTPEHLDAILAANAEDMAAAKGKISDVMLDRLALTPQRVAAMAKGIRDVAALPDPVGRVLSRIQRPNGLLIEKTAVPMGVIAIIYESRPNVTSDAAALAIKSGNACILRCGKEAWRSANAIVAALRQGLRANGLPETAVCLIEDTTHASANTLMTAVGYVDLLIPRGGAGLIRACVENAKVPCIQTGTGICHIFVDDTADQNKALDIIENAKASRPSVCNAEEVCLVHSAIAAGFLPKLAQRLGPDRTAKGLHPVELRLDPRAAALIPGTPAGPKDFDTEFLDYILAVKVVDSVEEAVAHIAAHSTGHSEAILTRTDAHAALFTAAVDSAAVYVNCSTRFTDGGEFGLGCEMGISTQKLHARGPMGLGELCSYKYIIRGDGQVR
- the proB gene encoding glutamate 5-kinase; amino-acid sequence: MRIVVKVGTSTLAHATGRLNIRHTEELVKVLSDLKNAGHEVILVSSGAIGMGVGKLSLPARPTDMSSKQACAAVGQCELMYVYDRLFSAYDHTVAQILLTGVDVEHASRRENIQNTLTRLLELGALPIINENDTVATDEITSIGDNDTLAAIVTCCIKADLLVLLSDIDGLYTANPHTHPDARLIPLVKEITPEVMALADGAGSALGTGGMSTKLRAARMVTSSGADMVIANGAHPELLYDIAEGRAVGTRFAAHRQEA
- the proC gene encoding pyrroline-5-carboxylate reductase, with protein sequence MRKTIGFLGCGNMGGAIARAVCKATDPQSVWLANRTPAKAEALAAELGCNTTSNDEVAGRCDLIFLAVKPQMMEELLAPLRFTLAERPGRFVLYSMAAGLSIGRIQEMAGGDYPVIRIMPNTPASVGAGMIQYCTSGVTAEEEADFLRLMAPAGRLDAVPEALIDAASCVSGCGPAWVYQFIEALADGGVACGLPRAKAQEYAAQMVLGSAKLVLESGQHPGALKDAVCSPGGSTIQGVRVLEEKGMRGAVMDAVLAAYNKTKEMGKG
- a CDS encoding TetR-like C-terminal domain-containing protein produces the protein MAQTTKRALEASLKKLLLRKPLNKITISDITEDCGVNRMTFYYHFKDIYDLVDWILMEDAAEALEGLQDFETWSGALREMLEKVQANRVLVLNVYRSVSREQVEQYLCKMLDPLLRIFVERLNIPVKEEDKQFIIDFYKYGFVGLALEWIRRDMKADPAIMAERLNTIMQGDLKRALQRFRTDGKASIETD